The Lathyrus oleraceus cultivar Zhongwan6 chromosome 5, CAAS_Psat_ZW6_1.0, whole genome shotgun sequence genome includes the window CTTGAATACCAGCCCAACCGATATGAATGCTGATAATTTCTCTCATCTTTTCTCGATCTAGATTCGAAAGTTTTGAAAGAGAGAAGAGGGAGAGGAAAAGGTGGTTATGGAAAGAGAGAGAGGAAATGAAAGGGTGAGAGTGGAGATTTCCCTCTTTCGTTTTTTTGTGAGCAGAGAGATTTCCATATGTGCCTCTCCAATgaacttttttttatttttttccttttcaAAGCTATGAACGTTGTGGCTTTTTTGTGTGTGTGGAAGGAGAGTTTTTTTGAGGAGCCCCCGGTCTATTATGTAGAGAGGAtccttttatttcatttttttctttGTTACCGTTGGAgactttatttattttttccatCTTACCGTTGGAAGATATTTACAGGAGAGAGAGATTTTTTActtattttcaaaagaaaattaaATAATAGTATTAATTAAATCATAATTTTGATTGGGTAAATAGGATAAATGTGGATTGTTAATAATGGTCATCGATTAATTTAAACCGATGACTTGGATTGAATCAAAAAAACACACCAAGAAACACAtctttttaaataaattaaaatgcctataatattgtttttatatgatttaatcgttttaaaataatttaaatcaattgaatcaaataaaattcacaactttttgaataatcatgataaaattaaaataataacatggaaaattttatttattcaatctgactattttgacgaaagaacaaaattaaaacgactaaaaatgaataaaagtcgggcaaaaatttgctcaaaaattaaatcggatgcatgagaatgatcagtgcaaaatatacttattgaaaaaatacagcgtttctttaaattctgaaataaattttcatcggttaaaaggctcaagcgggtcaaaacgcaactgaaacaactgctgaaaaatacaacaagcacaccaggttaaactacatgaactGTAGATTAATAATACTAGTGTCTATAATTTTAATtctgaaactttttacccgctgattttacatgttcttgagaaatgatttaaccaatttgtctgtattttcaataaatttattctgaatgatattttaggttttattcatgatgaaatgcatgtcatgttgtgcgtatgatgcaaattaaaaatgaaatcagatttacgaaaatttaaatatggccggacaaaattggcGTATGACAGGtgcacacagttcctgtcatgaatagtccatccacctacttcaagggaccattcagggaaatcacagaaccttccacaggttccaacatcagtactaacataactccttgcaagataccagaaagtatcacccatggatctcatccagaaacagaacaggatgccttctctgataccatttgaaattctggtgtagtcagagttaAGATGTTttactccaagtaatgacatctaaTCCAACATTATTACTAATACAccaagacagttatacaaattaaaacccagtactgataagcacacattcacagatgtcacgacatctgctactatatcaccatagaatggaagaacacccagttctgtccatctggtacaacgacacagcagagatcaaacatagcacttacttctgttgagcctgcacagttaacagcatgatgtctcaccattgatttgaacatcacctgttacaaCATTACAGGTTGAACTTATTTGataacagacagaattataacatgcagaaggtaaaaacacaagtaattgttaacccagttcggtgcaacatcaccaactctgggggcataccaagccaggaagaagatccactatcagcagtattaattcagagttaaactccctcgtttacaactcttcacttaatccctacccaattcaatttatacctaggaactcctagatagaaacctccagtttcaattcctatcactacaattacaatgcaatgcttaaacaacttgaacatgcttcacagcttcgttcaagaacataacaactcttgcctacaggctttgagttacaaataatctcatgctttcaagcactgagaaacacatggtaaccttcgcacaggttgggaggtttaccttacacacacccctaatttttatattgtatgaggcttacaaaacctaggttacaatctgctatttaaAACCTAAACACCAAACTGGATTTTGGCCTTGggaaatcgcagcaaacttcttctttgctgttacaaagccagcagaaattttctgctacaatcaaggtcttcaatcttttagttcctaaaatatctccatatttagttcctaaaatatctccatatttagtaactgtttattctgattgagtcttcaaggCCTCCACAAATAAggccacataggattctaactaatttccacatattagggtgctaacaaataggctatttgttaggttcattaattgtagctcagttgttagtttcctggattttagatcagatgttggattcctgaagaatagcctgagaaaaatcctgaaacagaaaaactaaccatcctacaatttagcatatgctatcaagaatgaatgtcacaacattcagtttgacgtccagagcatagaccatatgctaagtctgttattttcctgaaaacagactgtgctaaatgttgtactgtaaaagaccaaccagtctatacttcagtatcaacttacagtaataaatgtcaagatatccagtttgacattttcacaatggaccttatgccaggtctgttatcctcctgaagaacagactgaattaaatactgaactgaagcagaaaaatcaacctgcctattattcagtatatgctgtcactgatgaatgtcacaacatccagtttgacattcagacagtaggccttgtgccaggtctgttattcccttgataaacagactgaaaataaatactgagttatagaagaacaccaactgttctattcctcagtatctgctgacaggaatgaatgtcaaaacatctagtttgacattcagtaatTCCTGTATTAcctaaacctgcagcatactactcaagtatgtcatgacatcagtcaagacatcagagtatagttagatgatctaacacaCAATGCAGTCAACCAAACATATCCACAGCATTTCATGACATCAGTtaagacattagaatccagctagtgttttaccataaaatgcagccaatcaaacatctacaaactccccctttggcaaatttttggctaaaacactttaGCCTCACAACAGAGTACACAGCAGtggaaaacacacatctagcagggaaattgacctagctaatacactcagagtagcagcacactcacacacatacagaagttaaataaaagCTTCTAACAacagcacaacctctggattagaggagCTTCAATGTCTGTTtagcaaaacaatctgttgtcctggggcatcacaggtgttactccccctttttttcaaaaatgttgccaaagcaacactttaagTTACAGACCAACATATCAcaaacagaattacacacaaacAAAACTACagacttgattttacttcacagtttcaatcaagaatatcccctcttgatcttgctttacagctttgatcaagacatCACCCACTTGACCTTGCTTCACAGgtttgatcaagtagtcacacacttTTGCTTTACCgcaggtacacccatatcagatgccatgactttgagtttgacatcttgaaccactcctgcatgaacactttcttgaagtccagcaggcacataggctgtatcatgttaggatatccccttaacatcttgttaccacacttgcagcaagtaacaTACAGGCTCATCATAATGAGAtacaccacatccatatttccttatgactgtaagtttcagaaggaaataacaatattgtcctaggcaatgtcatgacatccggtcagacattcttctgctcactcagccttgacacacaccacatcatcccaataactaacaaggtgccataccttgttatctgagaacacatagaccacaagcttgatgattacttgcagcacaaagacagaactccccctgtcatgaacaaccaactctcctcttgaaacttggagatcacacatgaacatatccaacaccccaaagttggaccttcacatacttcctgattcaaagagaacccagaccacttgatgaatggaaaacataagacgcatcttcatgtcttcaagagcacaccctctgttcaaccctcttggatgaatacatccacactctgtgtcaatctctcttctaaccagaacagaacaccacttcacaaaatgttctaacattagttaggacatccttcacaacataacagagaacaccatctgataatcttcatatatcactgagtcaccagcttgatccaaaagaaaccagacacaaattgggacatatacattctcatcccattacaagagataatcttccatatatagctcagaactcctaccacaagctccaagagatgaatagaaaacacctccttttgtcttcaacttactacttttctgctcaaaagtaatttgtctcagactttcctcaagaataatcagctgccatatgttgattatcttgattcttcgaactcacttctgagatggACCAATTGCCACTagttgattacctccttcatgaatcctcatatgaaaaagtcaaatgccacttattgacctctccacgtttatcagacttctcccaaagatattctcACCTTCCACGTTTATcaggctgaacatgtttcttgctaggaaaccttttcagagatcatatgcttttgctgccaccaaagtgatagatcataaaccaatgtactatccttcctgtgattctgcacaggatcttgaagatgagatgttccaacatcttttaaaACATCATTTATCTTGAGATCCAAGGATAAtattaaatacttgtacttggcacaagtagacattgatcttaaatcctttcccaatattcctttcagatacttccaccataagactactttgtaaatactcttctagtgtctacatcttctgcttgcaagcacctcaacagttttgaaaatcttcccagattaaattcacccttaggaatgagagagatgaattcttccttgcaaatgtgtcacacaaccaccagaacccatgtgacacaggtcaacagccaaccagaccctaggctgaccgaacgtgaggaggttaaccaaaactccccctcaaattaacaatcatggaaattccacaccaatatccatgcattgtacagacatgtctcgacatgacatacaccatccctaccagtggcaactaactctatgagttatacctatacatgctccaatcacaccaatcagactccagctgatCATCAGTACTGGTGAAagaaaacaacaccagtcaatagtagatatgcattgccagagcatactacctcaaccaacctctgaatcttcatattctcactccttgaaagagCTGTCACTTCTGAGCGTGttgtttgaataacaagattcatggtcccaatcctcttaaatgaaatatcagtcaggttaccccattattgacttctaacatccaggggacttgtcttccaacacaacatagtacttcagggaacaactatccaaccctgatcaatctacaggaataaggcacacagcagggattgcacaatgtcacatctcaaccagctccacttctagaggtcagacttctaaaagtgaccttcttgagcatacacacaattgaccctacccttgtcaacttagcacacacagatgtctcctcttccaggtcaggagtaggttccaaacaaaaatatccctttgtttgacacctaaaaacatctgctcttcaaccagtacctgcatacttgttgaacaacatgttctaacatcacatagaacattagttccacctccttggaacaaaccctccttgaaaatcttcaaggtcttcatatacactacccaagagagtaaaagaatcagtgatcaggtgattcttaccatcctgaagtgagaacgtcatgatgggtggacttgaggagactcaagtatctttgacatcttcagtaggttatgatgaaatcttgaatacagcagcctttcatccacatgaggggaaactacatcagagtttgagttttgccaggtattatgcagcggaaatcataatacaactcaacctatgaacacacacttcaccagatcagcctccaagaacatacaaagtttgaatatgattcaatactagaacaactgtcccacacaaaggccaattgccaatatccagaggcaggtgcacacagttcctgtcatgaatagtccatccacctacttcaagggaccattcagggaaatcacagaaccttccacaggttccaacatcagtactaacataactccttgcaagataccagaaagtatcacccgtggatctcatccagaaacagaacaggatgcctgctctgataccatttgaaattctggtgtagtcagaagttcagatgttctactccaagtaatgacatctaatccaacattgttactaatacagcaagatagttatacaaattaaaacccagtactgataagcacacattcacagatgtcacgacatctgctactatatcaccatagaatggaagaacacccagttctgtccatctggtacaacgacacagcagagatcaaacataacacttacttctgttgagcctgcacaaTTAACAGCATGATGTCTCACCATTGATTTGAACACCACCAGTTACAACATTACAggttgaccttattttataacagacaaaattataacatgcagaaggtaaaaacacaagtaattgttaacccatttgggtgcaacatcacctactctgggggcataccaagccaggaagaagatccactatcagcagtattaattcagagttaaactcccccgtttacaactcttcacttaatccctacccaatgcaatctatacctaggaactcctagatagaaacctccagtttccattcctatcactacaattacaatgcaatgcttaaacaacttgaacatgcttcacagcttcgttcaagaacacaacaactcttgcctacaggctttgagttacaaataatctcatgctttcaagcactgagaaacacatggtaaccttcccacaggttgggaggtttacctcacacatacccctaatttttacattgtatgaggcttacaaaacctaggttacaatctgctatttataacctaaacacccaactggattttGGCCTTgagaaatcgcagcaaacttcttctttgctgttacaaagccagcagaaagtttctgctacattcaaggtcttcaatcttttagttcctaaaatatctccatatttagttcctaaaatatctccatatttagttcctaaaatatctccatatttagtaactgtttattctgattgagtcttcaagacctccacaaataacgccacataggattctaactaatttccacatattagggtgctaacaaataggctatttgttaggttcattaattgtagctcagttgttagtttcctggattttaaatcagttgttggattcctgaagaatagcctgagaaaaatcctgaaacagaaaaactaaccatcctacaatttagcatatgctatcaggaatgaatgtcacaacattcagtttgacgtccagagcatagaccatatgctaagtctgttattttcctgaaaacagactgtgctaaatgttgtactgtaaaagaccaaccagtctatacttcagtatcagcttacagtaataaatgtcaagatatccagtttgacatttgcacaatgggccttatgccaggtctgttatcctcctgaagaacagactgaattaaatactgaactgaagcagaaaaaccaacctgcctattattcagtatatgctgtcactgatgaatgtcaaaacatccagtttgacattcagacagtaggccttgtgccaggtctgttattcccttgataaacagactgaaaataaatactgagttatagaagaacaccaactgttctattcctcagtatctgctgacaggtatgaatgtcataacatctagtttgacattcagtaatTCCTGTATTACttaaacctgcagcatactactcaagtatgtcatgacatcagtcaagacatcagagtacagttagatgatctaacacacaatgcagtcaaccaaacatctccacagcatgtcatgacatcagtcaagacattagaatccagctagtgttttaccataaaatgcagccaatcaaacatctacatAAATCATTACAAACCTTCATGGAAATATTTCAAACTTTTGAATCTACTCCAAGAGACATCATGGTATATATTTAAACCATTTTCATCATATTTTTCACTAACCtttttcattcataatttttATATACAATTCAAAAGAGTTTTTAGAATGATCCATTACTTTAAGTCAATAAACTTTAAGCATACAATTCCATATCATTGAAAAGTTTAATTGATTGTCAATAGCACTTAAAGTATTATAATTTGAATTGTATTCAGGTGGAAGAGAAGATCAAATTTAATTATCTTGGAACTCAAGGCAACTTGAAAAGATTATTTAAAATTTGTATTGTTTATACGCCATAGTTTTTGGTGTGACCATTAAAGTGTTTTGGTGATTGTACTAAAAGGTTCTTTGAATCAGAGTGAATCGAAGTCTACGATAAATTTGGTGTTGTGTGTAATGCCCCACATTTCCTTAAATACCCAAATTCCTATTAAatgagatcaattgagttcctataTGCTCTAAAAGTTATAAGttgggataaatagagtaaatagtgaATTCAGAGTGACTCAATTAATATTATTTGGGACTGACCTTTTACtaattgggacattttggtaaTACTAATAATGGATCAATTGCTCTGGTAGAACAATTACCTAAGTGTAGTATCACTCAGGATATTTGTTCCTACCACTTCTACCCACTTTCTAACCACACAATGTTCATGGCCACTTGTTACTAACCCTTGGCTCACTCACCACCACATGTTATAACACCACTTGCCTTGTGAAATATCTAGCCATCAGTAGAAGTTATCAGAAGAAAAGAGGAAAGATAGAAAAAGATGAAGCAAgctagtgaagaagaagaagaaaagctTGGAGAAATCAAGGGCTTGGaatcatcaccatcatcttcATATCATCATCTCATCCtcaacaacttctcctcttctatttcttgaggtgggttctagttagaaaccctaAGATTTCTAGAGATTAACGTTGTAGAATCATATATTAACTATAAGAATCCATGCTATATGATGAATGTTTTCTCTTGATTATGTTGATTTCCATGAGCAAGTGCTTTGATATACTCTTCATGATTATTGTGACTAAATGACTGGTTATGGTTGAGGTTATGAACTTGAAACCCATGACATATATATGTATATAGGTATGTTATATGATGGATTTTGTTTGAAGAAGAAGTGTGTTTATATGTTAGAAAAGAAACAAGTTATGCAGGTGGGAATCCAAGTGATTTGGAAAGTATTTTTGGGAACATGAtaaggaccaatcgattggtcctggGCTTTTCCTTCAAGTCAATCGATTGGACACACACTCAAATCGGAAAATATGAGATTTTGCTGAGAACCAACCGATTGACACACTCTTccaatcgattgcacaaacttTCTGTTTTGGAAAAATTGGAAAATTTCAGGTGCCAATCGATTCACACCaaggatcaatcgattgatcctttatattctttgaaaaacagaaatgtgagaggaaccaatcaattgggcttccccaaccaatcgattgacttatgtaaaaaacttcaaaatccatttcttaaATGTTTCTAAGTGCATTCCTTCAACCATTAATCATTTGTGATGCTATGCTTGTATTGAATCCATGTTAATTGTGAAAATTACATAATGAATCTAGTGAGTTAACCTAGGATTGGTATTAGGCCATAATTTAGATTTATAACTTAGATAACATTAGAAAGCGATATTCATTCGTACGAtgcttatgtggaggtcgtgaATGAATGATTGCCATAGTTGAAAGTGAGAcgctttgtatggaacatgcaTGTTATTGCTTGTATGTTttggtgaatgaagtcacctgtgattgatgAATCTTGTTATGATCTTTGGAACCAATCATGTTTTCAGAATGTTTTGCCCTTGGTGGTGCACATCTCTATTTGatatgcttagatgagtaagcaatATGATGTGATACCGATGATTCGTTCCTAATTAAGTTTGAGCCCCAACCACGACGGAcgtgggggaaaggtggacatctaaatgggttagagtcccatacggtgaaagataccctaagtgggttagagtcccatacgggtgaaGATCTCTTGAAATGAGTTTGGAGCTTATAaaggacccgatatccaccgcgaaaatcgaatcatacgagcatgcatgaactgGGCTTGCTCTAGACGTAGGTCCGCTCAGGGAATGATGTTTCATGAATCTGAATAATGATCTTGTTTTGAGTTGCGAGAACTCAGGAgcatgtttccatacattgcgaGTTAGTTCCTCATCACTTAGCTCTTctttcccttgttgacttgagttggatattGATTAggaaaccctgtagagccgagtgaacccataagatagggaacctactgagattattatctcaccccatgttgttgattattcTTCAGGTGGCTTTGAGCAGGCGAAGGGTAAGGATaagatagagtgatgtcttgcttacctgaTGTTTTGGATGGCTACTCCGCTGTGTAGATATTTTTGAGATCACTGTATAATGATCTAGCTCCTAGTTTTTATTTTAGGAACTCTAGTGTATATTTTGTGCCATGTAGTTTTCTTTTGGGCATGTAAATATGTACACTTTTCCCGCTAGGCGCTTATATATTTCAGTATCAGtattacactatgtataatatgtattctagacatatattatatgtgaGTGTTACAATTGATATCAGAGTAGGTCGTATCCTCGACCTAGCCATGAGATATCATAAGTATTTCTTTCTGCCTCATATGTGGGTTGTCATCATTGTCCTTGATGTTATATTAATAGTATTGAGCCTGATCAACTTAATTCTATTCATATGACATTCAGGATCATGGTTGGATGACGCATAGGTCGTGGTAGACCCAGAACTCAGAATTCTGACTCTGAACCGCCAAGTGGTAGTGACGGTTTTCAATGGCCTCAATTTGTGCAACAGATGCAGCAACAACATAACCAATTCATGCAACAGATGATGCAGCAGTGGAATGGTGGTTTTCATCCTCAAGGGGTTCCACAAGAAGTTGTAGGTGGTAGTTTCCGAGATTTCTTTCGCATGAATCCTCCTGAGTTCCATGGTGGATTAAATCCTATGAAGGCTCATGAGTGGATAACCATCATGGAAATGATTTTTCAGATAGTGCATTGTAGTGAAGAGAATAAAGTTGCATTTGCTTCTCACATGATGAAGGGTCCTGCGGTGAGGTGGTGGGGGAATGCTTAAACTCTTATGACCAATCAAGGGGTACCTGGGGATTGAGAGCATTTTAAGACTAATTTCATGGATACGTATTTTCCTAGCTCTTTGAGGACTCAGAAAGAGTTTGAGTTTCAGCAGTTTAGACAGGGTACCATGACAGTAACTGCGTATGGTAAGAAATTTGAAGATATGGCTGCTTATTCTAGACGGGCCGAGTATGCACCAGATGAGAAGTGGAAGATCGATCAATTACTTTTTGGTTTAAGAGGTGAAATTTCTCATAGTGTTTCTCAAAGGGAATTCACTACTTATGCTGAATTGTTGAGGCAATGCTATGTGGCTGAGAATAGTTTGAAGAAAGTTCAAGAAGAAAGGGATCAATATAGGAGTGGACAGAAGGACAAAGGGAGGTCGGGTAACCAGTTTAGGTCTAGACCTCAAGATTTCAAGGGAAAACAAGTGCAACATGCAAGACCCAACCATCCTCTGCAATGTCAAGTATGTAAGAGGTCTCATTTTGGAAGATGTGCTGGAAGTGGAATTAAGTGTTTTACTTGTCAGAGGGAGAGGCACATGACTAGGGATTGTCCTCATAATAAGAATCAGATGCAAGGGAGGAATACTGGTCGAGTTTATACTTTGGATGCAAGGAAGGATAAGAGAAACAATGCCTTAATTGTTGGTACGTGTCTCGTCAATGATCATCCTTGTTTTGTATTATTTGATTGTGGGGCAACATACTCTTTTATATCAATTCAGTGCATGAAGCGTCTTGGCTTGCAAGCAATTCCCTTGTATCCTCCTATGGTGGTTACTACCACCATGGATGATGTGGTTGAGACGTCGTTAATTTGTGAAAATTGTTCTCTCTCGGTGAATGGTAGAATTTTCCAGATTGATCTTATTTATTTACCACTTAAGAAGGTTGATGTTGTTTTGGGGATGGATTGGATTTCCACCAATTCGGTGTTTATTGGATGTGAAGAGAAGTTGATTATCATTTCATCTAGTGAAGCTACTCCAAAGGATGTATTAACTACTATCTTGGAAAGTATAGTTGGCATGGTTAATTTCTTATTTGAGAAGGAAAAGTTAGTTCTCTTGATTCTCACCAAGGAACCTAGCGACAATCTGAGTGTTACACAAATTCCTATTGTTTGTGAATTTCCAGAAGTTTTCTCTAAGGATGTCACTTCTCTTCCTCCTGAAAGGGAAATGGAATTCTCTATTGACCTAATACCTGGGACAACTACAATCTCCGTTTCTCTGTATCGTATGGCGCTGCTCGAGTTGAGAGAGTTGAAGGATCAATTGGAAGAGTTGTTAACCAAGCATTTCATCTAATCTAGTGTCTCACCATGGGGAGCTCTAGTGTTATTAGTAAAGAAGAAGGATGGTAGTATACGGTTGTGTATTGATTATCGCCAGTTGAATAAAGTCACCATTAAGAACAAGTATTCTCTGCCAAGGATAGACAATTTGCTAGATCAATTGAAAGAAGCCTGCATGTTCTCGAAGATTGATTTACGATTGGGCTATCATCAAATAAGAGTCAAGAATTCAGATGTACCAAAGACCGTATTTAGAACCTGATATGGCCATTATGAGTTTCTTGTAATGCCGTTTGGTGTGACGAATGCCCTTGTTGTTTTCATGGACTATATGAATCGAATATTTCAACCTTACTTGGACCAGTTCGTGGTGATCTTTATTGATGACATTCTTATTTATTCTCGTACTCCACAAGAGCACGGAGAACATCTAAGGACTGTTCTATCGGTATTGCAAGAGAAGTAACTTTTTGCTAAGTTAAgtaagtgtgaattttggatgaacgaagtgaagtttcttggtcatgtaatatCACAAGGAGGAGTATCAGTGGATCCATCTAAAGTCAAAGTAGTCATTAATTGGGAAAGACCGAAGAATGCTTCCAAAGTCAGAAGTTTCTTGGGTTTGGCAAGTTACTATCGAAGATTTATAAAAGGGTTTTCACAAATAGCCTTACCAATGACTAGACTTACCCGAAAGGAAATTTCTTTTAAATGGGATTCGAAGTGTGAGCAGAGTTTCGTGAGTCTGAAGGAGAAACTAACAACTGCTCATGTTTTAATCATCCCTG containing:
- the LOC127081032 gene encoding uncharacterized protein LOC127081032; this translates as MDTYFPSSLRTQKEFEFQQFRQGTMTVTAYGKKFEDMAAYSRRAEYAPDEKWKIDQLLFGLRGEISHSVSQREFTTYAELLRQCYVAENSLKKVQEERDQYRSGQKDKGRSGNQFRSRPQDFKGKQVQHARPNHPLQCQVCKRSHFGRCAGSGIKCFTCQRERHMTRDCPHNKNQMQGRNTGRVYTLDARKDKRNNALIVGTCLVNDHPCFVLFDCGATYSFISIQCMKRLGLQAIPLYPPMVVTTTMDDVVETSLICENCSLSVNGRIFQIDLIYLPLKKVDVVLGMDWISTNSVFIGCEEKLIIISSSEATPKDVLTTILESIVGMVNFLFEKEKLVLLILTKEPSDNLSVTQIPIVCEFPEVFSKDVTSLPPEREMEFSIDLIPGTTTISVSLYRMALLELRELKDQLEELLTKHFI